The following proteins come from a genomic window of Theileria equi strain WA chromosome 2 map unlocalized gcontig_1105316255037, whole genome shotgun sequence:
- a CDS encoding conserved hypothetical protein (encoded by transcript BEWA_041960A) codes for MYSAVAPIKSVQVDDIDIHFKDSLYEASYHLYTQKIHSIWIRGTILSIDYENQHFDFDDGFGRILRIQYCKAYILPQLCDTSVLTVGAKVSIICGISHIILDNEALLHFKLIKISELVESDQDYWPLKVACVYYEQDSQISEWHFRVGVAFKDRFAATNGMDWDRLGETMITSSNDKTVYIYSVNKAGVTNVLQSKKHGVELVKFTHEGPRQIVCSSSKEAPQAAVRLWDIIENRYIKSFPLTIPLCKGVGILSHPTRNLMLTNDTDGNVSIYSHDNVSPMVS; via the exons ATGTATTCTGCGGTAGCTCCAATTAAATCAGTTCAAGTGGACGACATAGACATTCACTTCAAGGACTCCCTCTACGAGGCTTCTTATCACCTCTACACGCAAAAAATACACTCCATATGGATCAGAGGAACAATTTTATC AATCGACTATGAGAATCAGCACTTTGACTTTGACGACGGCTTTGGGAGAATATTAAGGATTCAGTACTGCAAAGCGTACATTTTGCCACAGCTATGTGATACCTCTGTACTTACG gTTGGGGCTAAAGTATCGAttatttgtggaatttCTCACATTATATTAGACAACGAGGCGCTATTGCATTTTAAG TTGATAAAAATTTCTGAGTTGGTGGAATCTGACCAAGACTATTGGCCTCTCAAGGTAGCTTGTGTATACTATGAACAAGATTCGCAGATTAGTGAGTGGCA CTTTCGTGTTGGTGTGGCATTTAAAGACCGATTTGCAGCCACTAATGGCATGGACTGGGATAGGTTGGGAGAGACTATGATTACATCATCAAATGACAAGACGGTATACATATATTCTGTAAACAAGGCGGG TGTAACAAATGTGCTTCAAAGCAAAAAACATGGTGTGGAACTTGTAAAGTTTACACACGAAGGACCTAGACAGATTGTATGTTCGTCGTCAAAAGAGGCTCCTCAAG CTGCTGTGCGTCTGTGGGATATTATTGAGAATAGATACATAAAGAGTTTTCCACTAACAATACCACTCTGTAAGGGAGTTGGAATTTTATCGCACCCGACTCGAAATTTGATGTTGACCAATGACACTGATGGAAATGTTTCCATTTATTCTCATGATAACGTGTCACCAATGGTGAGTTAA